The nucleotide sequence ATGATGTTAAAGCACACTCGAAACACAGCTTATCAGATAATGTGAGATGTGTTGATTGCCATATGGTAGGAGAAGTTTATATGGGTAATGATTACCGTAGAGATCATAGTTTCAGAACTCCTCGACCTGATTTAAGTTTAAAATATGAAGGAACTCCTAATGCATGTAATCAGTGCCATACTAAGAAATCTGTGAAATGGGCAGATACAAACTACAAAAAAATGTATGGAGAGTATAAGCACGATTGGAGAGATACATTAGCATTGGGTAGAAGTTATGATCCTGAATATATCGATGATCTAAGAAAAATGGTTGTGGAACAAAAGGCACCATTTATAGCAAGAGCAACTGCAGTATATTATTTAGCTAGAACAGGTGATCCATCTTCGATTGAAGCAGTAGCTAATGGTCTAAAAGATAAAGAACCTTTGGTAAGGACTACTTCAATTCAGAACTTATCACAATTGTCTCTTGATGAAAGAATCTCTTACATCAGTCCTTATTTAAACGATCCTGTACGAGGAGTACGTATTGCTGCCGCAATTGCCTTAGGCGATGTACCAGAAGGACGATTAAAAGGGAAATGGAAACAAGCCCATGAAGATGCAACTAAAGAAATGATGCATTATTTCCGTCAAGCCAAAGATTTTAGAGAAGGGCCATTTGGCGAAGGGCAGTATTATGAAAGAAGAAAAGAGTATGCTAAAGCCATTGACTGTTATTCTCAGTCATTGAAATTTGATACTTTGATGAATGAAGCAAGGTTAAGTTTAGCAAGAGTATATTCTATTCAAGGAAATACTGCTGCTGCAGAAAAGCAATTAGATAATGCAATATTGGTCGATCCAAATGCGGCAGATGTGTATTACTCTAAAGGTTTATTATATGCTGAAACTCAAGAATGGGATAAATCAGCACAAGCATTAAAGAAAGCAACAGAATTAGATCACTTTAATTCTAGAGCATTCTACAACCTTGGATTGGTGCTCCAAAAACAAAATAAATTGATGGAGGCTGAGAAAACATATATGCTTGGTCTTAAATACACGAAAGAAGATCCATCATTAAGATATGCCTTAGCAGCGTTGTATGAGCAAACAGGACAAAAACAAAAAGCTCAGTTGTATTGGCAATGGTTACGTTCTAGATATCCTAACGATCCTAGATTTAGATAATCAAAAAGTGATATAAATTATTAAAGGGCTTTGTAGTACTACTATAAAGCCCTTACTTTTGTGGCTCAAACAAATAAATCATAATTCAAATTTCCATAACCATGAAAGTAGGTATTATCATGGGTAGCCAATCTGATTTAAAAGTAATGTCAGAGGCAGCTCAAGTTCTAGAAGATTTAGGTGTTGACTACGAATTAACAATCGTATCGGCTCATAGAACACCAGAAAGAATGTTCGAATATGCTACTACTGCTAAAGAAAGAGGATTGGCAGCAATAGTAGCTGGAGCAGGTGGAGCGGCACACTTACCAGGAATGGTAGCTTCTATGACATCATTACCTGTAATCGGTGTACCTGTAAAGTCAAGAAACTCAATTGATGGTTGGGACTCGATTTTATCTATTTTACAAATGCCTTCAGGAGTTCCTGTGGCAACAGTAGCTTTAGATGGAGCTAAAAATGCAGGTATTCTAGCGGCAAAAATTGTTGGTGCTACTAATGATACTGTATCAAAAAATATCGATAAGTTTATGCAGGATATGAAAGATAAAGTATTGGATTCTGCTGAAAGCGTTGAAAAAGAAGGCTGGAAATCAAAGATCTAGTAAATACTAAATAGTATATATATGGAAAGGTATAGTGATGTTACAACATGGCTATACCTTTTTTCATGACGAACTTTTAGTAGCCTTTTTATAGTAAATAAGCACTTTATAGAGTCTTAATATTTATTCTACTTAATCTTTGGCATAAAGTAAACTTAACTAACTACTTCTTCGTCAAGGTAAAATATGTCAGTTTTTAATTGAATAACGGAAAGGCCAAACTAAGTTTTGTCAGTAATTTTTGACGATTCATGTCAAAATGTCCTAAAAAATCAATTGGCACACCCCTTGTCTAATAGATGTTGTCTTTCGATTAAAATAATGGTTAGACAACTGAAAAAGATTTAAAAAATTAAAGAAATAAATTAAAACAAGTTATGGGAAAAATCATTGGTATTGATTTAGGAACAACGAACTCATGTGTATCCGTAATGGAAGGTAACGAGCCAGTTGTTATTGAAAACGCAGAAGGTAAAAGAACAACTCCTTCTATCGTAGCATTTTTACAAGATGGCGAGCGTAAAGTAGGTGACCCTGCTAAACGTCAAGCTATTACAAACCCAAAAAACACTATCGCATCTGTTAAGCGTTTTATGGGTAAACAATATTCTGATGCAGGTAACGAGATCTCTCAAATGGCGTATGACGTTGTTGAAGGTCCTAACAATACACCAAGAGTAAAAATTGGTGACAAATTATATACTCCTCAAGAAATTTCAGCAATTACACTTCAAAAAATGAAGAAAACTGCTGAGGATTACTTAGGTTCTGAAGTTTCTGAAGCTGTAATTACAGTACCAGCATACTTCAACGACGCAGAGCGTCAAGCAACTAAAGAAGCAGGTGAAATTGCAGGTTTAAAAGTTTCTCGTATTGTAAACGAGCCAACTGCTGCAGCATTAGCTTACGGTTTAGATAAAGCAAATCAAGATAAGAAAATCGCAGTATTTGACCTTGGTGGTGGTACTTTCGATATCTCTATCTTAGAATTAGGTGATGGTGTATTCGAAGTATTATCAACTAACGGTGATACACACTTAGGTGGTGATGACTTTGATAAAGTAATCATCGACTGGTTAGCTGAAGAATTTATGAAAGATCACCCTACAATCGATCTTCGTAAAGACCCAATGGCATTACAACGTTTGAAAGAAGCTGCTGAAAAAGCTAAAATTGAGCTTTCTGCAGGTGCTAAAACAGACATCAACTTGCCATACATCACTCCAGTAGATGGTGTACCTCAACACTTAATGAAAGAATTATCTCGTTCTGATTTCGAACGTTTAGCTGATTCTTTAGTACAAAGATCATTAGAGCCTTGTCGTAAAGCATTACAAGATGCTGACTTATCTACTTCAGATATTGACGAAGTAATCTTAGTAGGTGGTTCTACTCGTATTCCTAAAGTACAAGAAGAAGTTGAGAAATTCTTCGGTAAAAAACCTTCTAAAGGTGTTAACCCAGATGAGGTTGTAGCTATTGGTGCTGCTATCCAAGGTGGTGTATTAACAGGTGAAGTAAAAGACGTTCTTTTATTAGACGTAACTCCACTTTCTTTAGGTATCGAAACTATGGGTGGT is from Flammeovirga agarivorans and encodes:
- the dnaK gene encoding molecular chaperone DnaK → MGKIIGIDLGTTNSCVSVMEGNEPVVIENAEGKRTTPSIVAFLQDGERKVGDPAKRQAITNPKNTIASVKRFMGKQYSDAGNEISQMAYDVVEGPNNTPRVKIGDKLYTPQEISAITLQKMKKTAEDYLGSEVSEAVITVPAYFNDAERQATKEAGEIAGLKVSRIVNEPTAAALAYGLDKANQDKKIAVFDLGGGTFDISILELGDGVFEVLSTNGDTHLGGDDFDKVIIDWLAEEFMKDHPTIDLRKDPMALQRLKEAAEKAKIELSAGAKTDINLPYITPVDGVPQHLMKELSRSDFERLADSLVQRSLEPCRKALQDADLSTSDIDEVILVGGSTRIPKVQEEVEKFFGKKPSKGVNPDEVVAIGAAIQGGVLTGEVKDVLLLDVTPLSLGIETMGGVMTKLIEANTTIPTKKSQVFSTAADNQPAVEIHVLQGERPVASGNKTLGRFSLTDIPPAPRGVPQIEVTFDIDANGIVNVSAKDKATNKEQSIKIEASSGLTEEEIQRMKDEAAANADADKATKEKAEKLNEADSMVFQSEKQLKEYGDKLSEGNKTAIEAALKDLKEAHAAQDVDKIQPALDALNAAWQAASQEMYQATGGDAAGAAGAEGAPGADQQQGGNDADDVTDVDFEEVK
- the purE gene encoding 5-(carboxyamino)imidazole ribonucleotide mutase, whose product is MTMKVGIIMGSQSDLKVMSEAAQVLEDLGVDYELTIVSAHRTPERMFEYATTAKERGLAAIVAGAGGAAHLPGMVASMTSLPVIGVPVKSRNSIDGWDSILSILQMPSGVPVATVALDGAKNAGILAAKIVGATNDTVSKNIDKFMQDMKDKVLDSAESVEKEGWKSKI
- a CDS encoding tetratricopeptide repeat protein, whose translation is MKLKNKLLVLASLLFFSTAIYQSCKNTEDKEQQQTEDVLAVAEDYHTSVDLPYPDSIFVGTQTCRSCHEEEYHQWKGSDHDMSMKKATKETVLGNFNNARFSDNNVKSRFFMKGDKYFVNTQGPDGKNHDYEVLYTFGIRPLQNYMVEMEKGKIQVIRETWDSEKNKWFNQHDDMDDIQHYEWLHWANGGGNWNTMCADCHSTNVRKNYDFENDSFDTKWAIINVSCEACHGPGKAHVDFANSKDFEEKKDFVEGLYIEQFKKDEDQRTLVESCAPCHSRRSQLVQNAKFAQNFYDQYAPEILRENMYYHDGQILNEVYVYGSFIQSKMYHEGVKCTDCHDPHKAELKFKDLNKVCASCHEPKTYDVKAHSKHSLSDNVRCVDCHMVGEVYMGNDYRRDHSFRTPRPDLSLKYEGTPNACNQCHTKKSVKWADTNYKKMYGEYKHDWRDTLALGRSYDPEYIDDLRKMVVEQKAPFIARATAVYYLARTGDPSSIEAVANGLKDKEPLVRTTSIQNLSQLSLDERISYISPYLNDPVRGVRIAAAIALGDVPEGRLKGKWKQAHEDATKEMMHYFRQAKDFREGPFGEGQYYERRKEYAKAIDCYSQSLKFDTLMNEARLSLARVYSIQGNTAAAEKQLDNAILVDPNAADVYYSKGLLYAETQEWDKSAQALKKATELDHFNSRAFYNLGLVLQKQNKLMEAEKTYMLGLKYTKEDPSLRYALAALYEQTGQKQKAQLYWQWLRSRYPNDPRFR